The region CAGCCTCAGGTTCCTGGTCCTCCGCTGGATCTATAACGGTGAAGATTACCATATCCGCCGCCACGGAAGGCCGCTCGTAGTCCCCGGCCCGGTACTGCTCCAGGAATTCACGCTCTGTAAGTCCGTTACCATCTCTCAATTCCACTCTCTCCGCCTCCTCTGCCTCTGGTTCAATGCTCCAGTTCTCCGAAATAGTTCCCGTACGGCTTGAATTTTGCCAGTACACTGTCCACCTTGCTTATACGTTCCGTAAGCGTGCCCCTCAAGGTAATATAGGGAATCCGCCGCTCCTTCAGATCCGCGATAATCTGCTGATGGAACACATGCCGCTTCTGATCCCCGCTGCGGTCCCACGTGTCGTCATACGGAATATCATCCTCACAGAGGAAGAACAGGTCGTAGCGCTGCGCATTCTCCAGGGCCAGCCGGGTCAGCAGCTCAGGAGCCTTCCCGTGGTAATCCAGCGCATACATATACGTGGTAATCGCATTCGTGTCAACGAACAGATACCGGTCTGCCGTAAGCAGTGCCTGCTCTTCCCGCTCCAGATGGCCCAAAGCGATCTCGTCAAAAGCCTCCAGACCAATCCGGCGGTCCACCTGGTGCTCTGTCCAGTAATCCCGCCCGTATTCGCTGGCGAAGGCTGTGCCGTACTTGCGGGCAAGCGCTTCGGTAATCGTAGACTTCCCGGTAGACATCGCCCCTACAAATACGACCTTGGTAATTAGATCACGGTATACCAGCCCGCTGACATAATCCCGGTATTTGTAAGGATCGGAGCGGACCATCGTGGCCGATACCGGCACCTGTACCCGCGCTTCATCCACCCGCCGGTCGATAGCCCCGAGCGCCAGGCTCATATGCGCTCCATAGAACTCGCTGGAATAGAAGTGAGTCACCTGCTCGCCCTTCAGCAGCCCCAGGATATATTGTTCTTCCTGGATCTCATGCTCTCTATCATCCGAGTACCCGTCCGGCCCGTCCCAGGCCTCGATCACCCGGACCGCAGGATAGAGCCTGCGAATCCAGTTCGCCCGGACCTGTAGCGGAACCGGAGAGACAGTGGTCTCATAGATCACCACGATCAGCTCGTCGACCTCCTGAAGCGCCGTCTCGAACATGAACTGGTGCCCTTTATGCAGCGGAGCGAACTTCCCGAGGGTTAATCCGAGTGTCTTCATGCCAGTGCCTCCTTCGCCCCTTTATTCCAGTTGTAGTAGCCGTATACCGCATTAATCAGATAGGCGCTCCACATCACAATCATCAGCAGGCCCTCCCCGCTGCCTTCAATGGTCCGGATCACCCAGAGCAGCACGGTGAACATATTCAGCACAATATAGACCAGCCACTGCTCCTTGAAACGCCGTACCATCAGGATCGTTGCCACTACGGA is a window of Paenibacillus sp. FSL H3-0469 DNA encoding:
- a CDS encoding AAA family ATPase, translating into MKTLGLTLGKFAPLHKGHQFMFETALQEVDELIVVIYETTVSPVPLQVRANWIRRLYPAVRVIEAWDGPDGYSDDREHEIQEEQYILGLLKGEQVTHFYSSEFYGAHMSLALGAIDRRVDEARVQVPVSATMVRSDPYKYRDYVSGLVYRDLITKVVFVGAMSTGKSTITEALARKYGTAFASEYGRDYWTEHQVDRRIGLEAFDEIALGHLEREEQALLTADRYLFVDTNAITTYMYALDYHGKAPELLTRLALENAQRYDLFFLCEDDIPYDDTWDRSGDQKRHVFHQQIIADLKERRIPYITLRGTLTERISKVDSVLAKFKPYGNYFGELEH